The following are encoded together in the Streptomyces sp. NBC_00341 genome:
- a CDS encoding TetR/AcrR family transcriptional regulator — MSERQPTLRERRRSETRHLIQAHAVRLFTDRGYDAVTVADVAEAVGVSAMTVYRHFPTKEDLVLIDQPAQLIAEHVAASSATQPLVRRVGGALIDAAAASTGDNADEQAMNEAFLLDCLRLMVATPALRARHLDSQYALQQAIVEALGETATDPDAAFRAQAATSACMAAMYTALTRWVEDDGRTRLPDLIAQALTASFGEDAVPTRRKD; from the coding sequence ATGAGTGAGCGGCAACCAACCCTGCGGGAACGACGGCGCTCCGAGACGCGGCACCTGATCCAGGCGCATGCCGTGCGGCTGTTCACCGACCGCGGCTACGACGCGGTGACGGTGGCCGACGTGGCCGAGGCCGTCGGCGTCTCGGCCATGACCGTGTACCGGCACTTCCCCACCAAGGAGGACCTCGTCCTCATCGACCAGCCCGCTCAGCTCATCGCCGAGCACGTTGCCGCGTCGTCCGCGACGCAACCCCTGGTACGCCGCGTCGGCGGCGCGCTCATCGACGCGGCCGCGGCCTCGACCGGCGACAACGCGGACGAACAGGCGATGAACGAAGCGTTCCTGCTGGACTGCCTCCGGCTCATGGTCGCGACGCCCGCGCTCCGGGCCCGGCACCTGGACAGCCAGTACGCGCTGCAACAGGCCATCGTCGAGGCCCTCGGGGAGACCGCGACCGACCCCGACGCCGCGTTCCGCGCCCAGGCGGCGACCAGCGCCTGCATGGCCGCGATGTACACGGCGCTGACCCGCTGGGTCGAGGACGACGGACGCACCAGGCTGCCCGACCTGATCGCGCAGGCGCTCACCGCGTCCTTCGGCGAGGACGCCGTCCCCACCCGCCGGAAGGACTGA
- a CDS encoding SDR family oxidoreductase: MGDLMGRTALVTGASRGIGQAIAARLAAEGATVIVHFGTDGSGAAATLDAVERAGGTGFTVRAELGVDGDVEALFAGVEAGLAGRPLDIVVNNAAAAPAGPLGVTTRAEFDHLFAVNVRAPYFIIERALPLLREGARIISVSSVATRMANPSQTSFAMTKGAIETMTKTLAGQLGPRGITVNAVAPGATRTAANGAFFDVPGLPEQIAGMTALNRLGTADDVADVVAFLASDAARWVTGQIVDASGGLFLGPRV; this comes from the coding sequence ATGGGCGATCTGATGGGCAGAACGGCTCTGGTGACGGGCGCTTCGCGCGGCATCGGGCAGGCGATCGCGGCTCGGCTGGCGGCCGAAGGGGCCACGGTCATCGTGCACTTCGGCACGGACGGGAGCGGGGCCGCGGCGACGCTCGACGCGGTGGAACGCGCCGGTGGGACCGGATTCACGGTACGAGCCGAACTGGGCGTGGACGGCGACGTCGAGGCACTCTTCGCCGGCGTGGAGGCCGGCTTGGCGGGTCGGCCGCTCGACATCGTCGTCAACAACGCGGCGGCCGCACCGGCCGGTCCGCTCGGCGTGACGACCCGGGCGGAGTTCGACCACTTGTTCGCGGTGAACGTGCGGGCGCCGTATTTCATCATCGAGCGGGCGCTGCCGCTGTTGCGCGAGGGTGCCCGGATCATCTCGGTCTCGTCGGTGGCGACCCGGATGGCCAACCCGTCTCAGACATCGTTCGCCATGACGAAGGGCGCGATCGAGACGATGACCAAGACCCTCGCCGGTCAACTCGGCCCTCGGGGGATCACGGTGAACGCGGTCGCTCCCGGCGCAACCAGGACGGCGGCCAACGGAGCTTTCTTCGACGTGCCGGGCCTCCCCGAACAGATAGCCGGCATGACAGCACTCAACCGGCTGGGCACGGCCGACGACGTAGCCGACGTGGTCGCCTTCCTCGCCTCCGACGCCGCCCGCTGGGTCACCGGTCAGATCGTCGACGCGAGCGGCGGCCTGTTCCTCGGTCCGCGCGTCTGA
- a CDS encoding NAD(P)/FAD-dependent oxidoreductase — translation MQHRIIVLGAGYAGATAAGRLARRLRREDVAITLVNAEPDFVERVRMHQLATGQDLRPRPFSEMFAGTGVEPKLAKVTGIDVDRRTVAVTDEAGAQEELAYDTLVYALGSGWDPHGVPGTAEHAHEIAGRPGALRLRERLARLEPGRPVLVVGGGLTGLEAATEIAEARPDLDVALAARGTLGDWLSPKGRLHLRRVADRLGITVHENTAVTGVEPDHVTTADGASIPAEVTVWTTGFAVHPIARATALEVTATGRIVVDGAMRSVSHPDVYAVGDAAMAMGPGDKPLRMSCASGVPMAWQAADGIAARLTGTKPPHSPLRYFNQCISLGRKEGVIQYVTADDRSVRAALTGRLAARYKELVCKGAAWGVANPTFGMPTRRRRVVRTNTPDPSAVNAEA, via the coding sequence ATGCAGCACCGAATCATCGTCCTCGGAGCCGGATACGCCGGAGCCACCGCTGCCGGGCGCCTCGCAAGGCGCCTGCGCCGTGAAGACGTCGCCATCACCCTCGTCAACGCCGAGCCCGACTTCGTCGAGCGGGTCCGGATGCACCAGCTGGCGACCGGCCAGGACCTCAGGCCCCGGCCCTTCAGCGAGATGTTCGCGGGAACCGGGGTCGAGCCGAAGCTCGCGAAGGTCACCGGCATCGACGTCGACCGCAGGACGGTAGCCGTCACGGACGAGGCCGGCGCGCAGGAGGAACTGGCCTACGACACCCTCGTGTACGCCCTCGGCAGCGGCTGGGACCCCCACGGTGTCCCCGGCACCGCCGAGCACGCCCACGAGATCGCCGGCCGCCCCGGAGCACTCCGGCTGCGCGAGCGCCTGGCCCGCCTGGAGCCCGGCCGGCCCGTGCTCGTCGTCGGCGGCGGCCTCACCGGACTGGAGGCGGCGACCGAGATCGCCGAGGCCCGCCCGGACCTCGACGTCGCCCTCGCCGCCCGGGGCACCCTGGGCGACTGGCTCTCCCCCAAGGGCCGCCTGCACCTGCGCCGCGTGGCCGACAGGCTCGGCATCACGGTGCACGAGAACACCGCCGTCACGGGCGTCGAGCCCGACCACGTCACCACCGCCGACGGCGCGTCCATCCCGGCCGAGGTCACCGTGTGGACCACGGGCTTCGCCGTCCACCCGATCGCGCGGGCCACCGCCCTCGAAGTCACCGCCACCGGCCGGATCGTGGTCGACGGAGCCATGCGCTCGGTCTCCCACCCGGACGTGTACGCCGTGGGCGACGCGGCGATGGCAATGGGCCCCGGCGACAAGCCCCTGCGCATGTCCTGCGCCTCGGGCGTCCCCATGGCCTGGCAGGCCGCCGACGGAATCGCGGCCCGCCTGACGGGTACGAAGCCTCCGCACTCACCGCTCCGCTACTTCAACCAGTGCATCTCGCTGGGCCGCAAGGAGGGCGTGATCCAGTACGTCACCGCCGACGACCGCTCGGTCCGGGCAGCCCTGACCGGACGGCTCGCCGCCCGCTACAAGGAGCTGGTCTGCAAGGGCGCGGCCTGGGGCGTCGCCAACCCCACCTTCGGCATGCCGACCCGCCGCCGCCGAGTCGTACGGACGAACACCCCGGACCCCTCGGCCGTCAACGCCGAGGCCTGA
- a CDS encoding RNA polymerase sigma-70 factor, with protein MTLSADDVERFEASRPRLQAIAYRLLGSASEAEDAVQDTFLRWQAADVGRIEVPEAWLTKVLTNLCLNQLTSARARRETYVGQWLPEPLLAGDPMLGPAATAEQRESVSYAVLVLMERLSPNERAVYVLREAFGYRHREIAEILDLTEASCQQILHRAKKHVADGRTRSEVDEATARRIVGEFLAAATSGRTEPLVRLLTEDAVSVGDGGGKVPARAKAFEGAVAVATFVRGLFKPGKAKRALVGGSPDVHVTTANGAPAVVVVFEGRIIGIMCLEITTEGITAILSQVNPDKLERATRHWAATGDHGNPLFTAF; from the coding sequence ATGACCCTGAGCGCGGACGACGTCGAGCGGTTCGAGGCCTCAAGGCCGCGACTTCAGGCCATCGCCTACCGGCTGCTCGGTTCCGCGAGCGAGGCGGAGGACGCCGTGCAGGACACGTTCCTGCGCTGGCAGGCCGCCGACGTCGGCCGTATCGAGGTCCCCGAGGCCTGGCTGACGAAGGTCCTCACCAACCTGTGCCTCAACCAGCTCACCTCGGCCCGCGCCCGGCGCGAGACCTACGTGGGCCAGTGGCTGCCGGAACCACTGCTCGCCGGGGACCCGATGCTCGGTCCCGCCGCCACCGCGGAACAGCGCGAATCGGTCTCGTACGCGGTGCTCGTCCTCATGGAACGCCTCTCCCCCAACGAACGGGCCGTGTACGTGCTCCGGGAGGCCTTCGGCTACCGGCACCGCGAGATCGCGGAGATCCTCGACCTCACCGAAGCCTCCTGCCAGCAGATCCTGCACCGCGCCAAGAAGCACGTCGCGGACGGCAGGACCCGCTCCGAGGTCGACGAGGCGACCGCCCGGCGGATCGTCGGGGAGTTCCTCGCCGCCGCCACCAGCGGCCGGACCGAGCCGCTCGTGCGGCTGCTCACCGAGGACGCCGTCTCCGTCGGTGACGGCGGCGGAAAGGTCCCGGCCCGCGCCAAGGCGTTCGAGGGTGCCGTCGCGGTCGCCACGTTCGTGCGGGGACTGTTCAAACCCGGCAAGGCCAAGCGTGCCCTGGTCGGCGGCTCGCCCGACGTCCACGTCACGACCGCCAACGGCGCCCCCGCCGTCGTGGTGGTCTTCGAGGGCCGGATCATCGGGATCATGTGCCTGGAGATCACCACAGAGGGCATCACCGCGATCCTCAGCCAGGTCAACCCCGACAAGCTCGAACGCGCGACTCGGCACTGGGCGGCCACCGGCGACCACGGGAACCCCCTGTTCACCGCCTTCTAA
- a CDS encoding DUF2797 domain-containing protein yields the protein MGWQCTGLRWPEERGGPVLGWRKGREVRGSALAYGSAFGFRAEGVRGCGGARGNACPVGAEVPARSTGGRCPECGRLDRAHSVAADTIPDDPRTYRVYLAWFGPGMVKVGITAEERGAARLREQGAVVFSWLGRGPLMAARRAEELLRAALGVPDRIPYARKRAVRARLPGAEERAGEVAELYGRAVALDGGGWPEALERLPFEAVDHAGIFGIGAAGDPTGGVVRVVTGLVGGGAVAGRLVAAAGPDLHLETGADGVVVVDTRLMTGWALTAAGPEAGVSVPTVGIGGGVSQDGLF from the coding sequence ATGGGATGGCAGTGCACCGGGCTTCGGTGGCCCGAGGAACGGGGTGGTCCCGTGCTCGGGTGGCGCAAGGGGCGCGAGGTCCGCGGGAGCGCGCTGGCGTACGGGAGCGCGTTCGGGTTCCGTGCCGAGGGGGTGCGGGGCTGCGGCGGGGCGCGGGGGAACGCCTGCCCGGTGGGGGCCGAGGTGCCGGCCCGGAGCACCGGGGGCCGGTGTCCCGAGTGCGGGCGGCTGGACCGGGCGCATTCGGTGGCGGCCGACACGATCCCCGATGACCCGCGCACCTACCGCGTGTACCTGGCCTGGTTCGGGCCCGGGATGGTGAAGGTGGGGATCACCGCGGAGGAGCGCGGCGCTGCCCGGCTGCGGGAGCAGGGGGCGGTGGTCTTCAGCTGGCTGGGGCGCGGTCCGCTGATGGCGGCGCGCCGGGCCGAGGAGCTGCTGCGGGCCGCGCTCGGGGTGCCGGACCGGATTCCGTACGCCCGGAAGCGGGCGGTGCGGGCGCGGCTCCCGGGGGCGGAGGAGCGGGCCGGTGAGGTGGCTGAGCTGTACGGGCGGGCCGTGGCGCTCGACGGGGGCGGCTGGCCCGAGGCGCTGGAGCGGCTGCCGTTCGAGGCCGTCGACCATGCGGGGATCTTCGGGATCGGTGCGGCCGGGGACCCCACGGGTGGCGTCGTGCGGGTGGTGACCGGGCTGGTGGGCGGAGGCGCAGTCGCGGGGCGGCTGGTCGCGGCGGCCGGGCCGGATCTGCACCTGGAGACCGGTGCGGACGGTGTCGTCGTGGTGGACACCCGGCTGATGACGGGCTGGGCGCTGACGGCGGCCGGTCCGGAGGCCGGGGTGAGTGTGCCGACCGTCGGCATCGGGGGCGGTGTCTCGCAGGACGGGCTGTTCTGA
- a CDS encoding amidohydrolase family protein, translating to MADERDDVVRFWERLGLPGLIDVHTHFMPERVLRKVWAYFDSAGPLTGMEWPITYRHDEDERLALLRSFGVLRFTSMLYPHKAGMAAWLNGWAAGFAERVPDCLHTATFFPEEGVEAYVTQALEGGARVFKSHLQVGAYDPNDPLLDPVWGLLAEAGVPVVMHCGSGPAPGKHTGPEPVGRLLARHPRLPLIVAHMGMPEYAEFLALAEAYPRVRLDTTMAFTDFTEGFTPFPAVERGRLAALGDRILLGTDFPNIPYPYAHQLHALERLELGDDWLRAVCHDNAKALFDC from the coding sequence ATGGCTGACGAACGCGACGACGTGGTGCGGTTCTGGGAGCGGCTCGGACTGCCCGGACTCATCGACGTCCACACGCATTTCATGCCGGAGCGGGTGCTGCGCAAGGTCTGGGCCTACTTCGACTCCGCCGGTCCGCTGACCGGGATGGAGTGGCCGATCACCTACCGGCACGACGAGGACGAACGGCTCGCGCTGCTGCGTTCGTTCGGCGTGCTCCGGTTCACCTCGATGCTCTACCCGCACAAGGCGGGGATGGCGGCCTGGCTGAACGGCTGGGCGGCCGGGTTCGCGGAGCGGGTGCCCGACTGTCTGCACACCGCCACGTTCTTCCCGGAGGAGGGCGTGGAGGCGTACGTGACGCAGGCCCTCGAAGGGGGTGCGCGGGTCTTCAAGTCGCACCTCCAGGTCGGGGCGTACGACCCGAACGATCCACTGCTGGACCCCGTGTGGGGGCTGCTCGCCGAGGCGGGCGTCCCGGTCGTCATGCACTGCGGGTCCGGGCCCGCCCCGGGGAAGCACACCGGGCCCGAACCGGTCGGGCGGCTGCTCGCCAGGCATCCCCGGCTGCCGCTGATCGTGGCCCACATGGGGATGCCGGAGTACGCGGAGTTCCTGGCGCTCGCGGAGGCGTACCCGCGGGTGCGCCTCGACACGACGATGGCGTTCACCGACTTCACCGAGGGCTTCACCCCGTTCCCGGCCGTGGAACGGGGACGGCTGGCGGCGCTCGGGGACCGGATCCTGCTGGGGACGGACTTCCCGAACATCCCGTACCCGTACGCACACCAGCTGCACGCCCTGGAGCGGCTGGAGCTCGGGGACGACTGGCTGCGGGCGGTCTGCCACGACAACGCGAAGGCGCTGTTCGACTGCTGA
- a CDS encoding response regulator transcription factor codes for MTTTTSPQGRTELLRPDHSPVRVLVVDDEAPLAELLSMALRYEGWEVRSAGDGAGAVRTARDFRPDAVVLDVMLPDTDGLSVLGRLRRELSDVPVLFLTARDSVEDRIAGLTAGGDDYVTKPFSLEEVVARLRGLIRRSGTAAVRSESTLAVGDLLLDEDSHEVSRGGANIHLTATEFELLRFLMRNPRRVLSKAQILDRVWNYDFGGQANVVELYISYLRKKIDAGRTPMIHTRRGAGYLIKPGE; via the coding sequence ATGACGACGACGACCTCGCCCCAGGGGCGTACCGAACTGCTCAGGCCGGACCACAGCCCCGTCCGGGTCCTGGTCGTGGACGACGAGGCGCCGCTCGCCGAGCTGCTCTCCATGGCGTTGCGCTACGAGGGCTGGGAGGTGCGCAGCGCCGGGGACGGTGCCGGTGCCGTGCGTACCGCCCGTGACTTCCGGCCCGACGCGGTGGTCCTCGACGTGATGCTGCCCGACACGGACGGGCTCTCCGTCCTCGGCAGGCTGCGCCGGGAGCTCTCGGACGTACCGGTGCTGTTCCTGACCGCGCGGGACTCCGTGGAGGACCGGATCGCCGGGCTCACGGCGGGCGGCGACGACTACGTCACGAAACCGTTCAGCCTGGAGGAGGTCGTGGCCCGGCTGCGCGGGCTGATCCGGCGGTCCGGTACGGCGGCGGTGCGCAGCGAGTCGACGCTCGCCGTCGGGGACCTGCTGCTGGACGAGGACAGCCACGAGGTGAGCCGGGGCGGTGCCAACATCCACCTCACGGCCACCGAGTTCGAGCTGCTGCGCTTCCTGATGCGCAATCCGCGCCGGGTGCTGAGCAAGGCGCAGATCCTGGACCGGGTCTGGAACTACGACTTCGGCGGCCAGGCCAATGTCGTCGAGCTGTACATCTCCTACCTGCGCAAGAAGATCGACGCGGGCCGGACGCCGATGATCCACACCCGGCGCGGGGCGGGGTATCTCATCAAGCCCGGTGAGTAG
- a CDS encoding sensor histidine kinase, which yields MSSRKGRPRNGRKGRKGPWTLRTRLVVSAVSLIAVVAAVIGSVTAIAFHSYMYGKLDDQLRDIAVRAEHLPGAPVPGGLKNRQPLGFIGGGGQPLKTFGAVLTDGAVTSSLVVQAGRPEAQPSNEPLTGAQRHVLESAGLPADRHAHDVELPGLGGYRVEAVPMSDGTTVLVGIPTAEVSKALSTLILVEVCVTAAGLIAAGIAGAAMVTVALRPLRRVAATATRVSEIPLHSGEVALFERVPGAEADPRTEVGQVGAALNRMLGHVGSALDARQKSEMRVRRFVADASHELRTPLASIRGYAELTRRGREDTGPDTRHALGRIESEAERMTGMVEDLLLLARLDAGRPLSYESTDLSPLVIDAVSDARVAGPPGSPGGPGPTHHWRLDLPEAPAAVRADPTRIQQVLVNLLANARTHTPPGTTVTARVRAGAGRPWVTLEVQDNGPGIPAQLLPHVFERFARGDASRSRHAGSTGLGLAIVQAVVAAHDGVVEVRSVPGDTVFAVHLPADPADPGCADGIPTHSQRDHRLSTQA from the coding sequence GTGAGTAGCCGGAAGGGACGGCCACGGAACGGGCGGAAGGGGCGGAAGGGGCCGTGGACGTTGCGGACCCGGCTCGTCGTCTCCGCGGTGTCGCTGATCGCGGTCGTCGCGGCCGTCATCGGCTCGGTCACCGCCATCGCCTTCCACAGCTACATGTACGGGAAGCTCGACGACCAGTTGCGCGATATCGCGGTCCGGGCCGAGCACCTGCCGGGGGCGCCCGTCCCCGGTGGGCTCAAGAACAGGCAGCCGCTCGGCTTCATAGGGGGCGGGGGCCAGCCGCTCAAGACGTTCGGCGCCGTCCTCACGGACGGGGCCGTCACCTCCTCCCTGGTCGTGCAGGCGGGGCGGCCGGAGGCGCAGCCGAGCAACGAGCCGCTGACCGGCGCCCAGAGGCACGTCCTGGAGTCGGCCGGGCTCCCGGCGGACCGGCACGCGCACGATGTCGAGCTGCCCGGACTCGGCGGCTACCGGGTGGAGGCCGTCCCCATGAGCGACGGCACGACCGTGCTCGTCGGCATCCCCACCGCCGAGGTGAGCAAGGCGCTCAGCACCCTGATCCTCGTCGAGGTGTGCGTGACCGCGGCCGGGCTCATCGCCGCCGGGATCGCGGGCGCCGCCATGGTCACGGTCGCCCTGCGCCCGCTGCGCCGGGTGGCCGCCACCGCGACCCGGGTCTCCGAGATACCGCTGCACAGCGGCGAGGTCGCCCTGTTCGAGCGGGTCCCGGGCGCGGAGGCCGATCCGCGTACCGAGGTCGGCCAGGTCGGCGCGGCCCTCAACCGGATGCTGGGCCATGTCGGTTCGGCCCTGGACGCGCGGCAGAAGAGCGAGATGCGGGTCCGCCGGTTCGTCGCGGACGCCAGCCACGAGCTGCGCACCCCGCTCGCCTCGATCCGCGGGTACGCCGAACTGACCCGGCGCGGCCGGGAGGACACCGGCCCCGACACCCGGCACGCGCTGGGCCGGATCGAGTCGGAGGCGGAACGCATGACGGGCATGGTGGAGGATCTGCTGCTGCTCGCCCGGCTGGACGCCGGACGGCCGCTCAGTTACGAGAGCACCGATCTGTCACCGCTCGTCATAGACGCGGTGAGCGATGCCCGGGTCGCGGGACCTCCCGGCTCCCCGGGCGGGCCGGGGCCCACCCACCACTGGCGCCTCGATCTGCCGGAGGCACCGGCCGCCGTACGGGCCGATCCGACCAGGATCCAGCAGGTGCTGGTCAACCTGCTGGCCAACGCCCGCACGCACACCCCGCCCGGGACCACGGTCACCGCCCGGGTGCGCGCGGGGGCCGGGCGCCCGTGGGTCACGCTGGAGGTCCAGGACAACGGGCCCGGGATTCCGGCGCAGTTGCTGCCGCACGTCTTCGAACGGTTCGCGCGCGGGGACGCCTCGCGCTCCCGGCACGCCGGCTCGACGGGGCTCGGCCTCGCCATCGTGCAGGCCGTGGTCGCCGCGCACGACGGCGTCGTCGAGGTGCGTTCGGTGCCGGGCGACACGGTGTTCGCCGTCCACCTGCCGGCGGACCCGGCGGACCCGGGGTGCGCGGACGGGATCCCGACCCACTCACAGCGGGACCACAGGCTCAGCACACAGGCGTGA
- a CDS encoding glycosyltransferase — MRTDTPWSALPARDHLLAGVADAAGAPVLDVVVPVYNEEKDLEPCVLRLHDHLARTFPYAFRITVADNASTDRTPEVARRLARTLPGVRSYRLEEKGRGRALRTVWSHSDAPVLAYMDVDLSTDLNALLPLVAPLISGHSDLAIGSRLARSSRVVRGTKREFISRAYNIILRSSLAARFSDAQCGFKAIRRDVAQRLLPMVEDTGWFFDTELLVLAERAGLRIHEVPVDWVDDPDSTVHIVRTATEDLKGVWRVGRALAVGALPLDRLARPFGDDPRDRGIGGVPRGLARQLVGFCVVGALSTLLYLALYSLFRLGVGPQLANGCALLVSAVVNTSANRRLTFGVRGRGGAVRHQAQGLVVFAIGLALTSGSLAALGAASGSPSHGTELAVLIAANLAATVLRFLLFRAWVFPDRDRDQGGDRGGDADGDRGGDAVAVGERGGDADGPVHAPPPRPSAEQADDTRAEPADDTHHELRNAR, encoded by the coding sequence ATGCGAACCGACACTCCCTGGAGCGCCCTGCCGGCCCGGGACCACCTCCTGGCGGGCGTGGCCGATGCGGCAGGTGCACCCGTCCTCGATGTGGTGGTACCCGTCTACAACGAGGAGAAGGACCTCGAACCGTGCGTGCTGCGGCTGCACGACCATCTCGCGCGCACCTTCCCGTACGCCTTCCGGATCACCGTCGCGGACAACGCGAGCACCGACCGGACGCCGGAGGTGGCGCGGCGGCTCGCGCGGACGCTTCCCGGGGTGCGGTCGTACCGGCTGGAGGAGAAGGGGCGGGGGCGGGCCCTGCGGACCGTCTGGTCGCACTCCGACGCGCCGGTCCTCGCCTACATGGACGTGGACCTCTCCACCGACCTGAACGCGCTGCTCCCGCTGGTCGCCCCGCTGATCTCCGGCCACTCGGACCTGGCCATCGGCTCGCGTCTCGCCCGCAGTTCGCGGGTGGTGCGGGGGACGAAGCGGGAGTTCATCTCGCGGGCGTACAACATCATCCTGCGCTCGTCGCTCGCCGCCCGGTTCAGCGACGCGCAGTGCGGGTTCAAGGCGATCCGCCGCGATGTCGCGCAGCGGCTGCTGCCGATGGTCGAGGACACCGGCTGGTTCTTCGACACCGAGCTGCTGGTGCTCGCGGAGCGGGCCGGGCTGCGCATCCACGAGGTGCCGGTCGACTGGGTGGACGACCCCGACTCGACCGTCCACATCGTGCGGACCGCGACCGAGGACCTGAAGGGCGTGTGGCGCGTGGGGCGGGCGCTGGCCGTCGGCGCGCTGCCGCTGGACCGGCTGGCCCGGCCCTTCGGCGACGACCCGCGCGACCGGGGGATCGGCGGGGTGCCGCGCGGACTGGCCCGGCAGCTGGTCGGGTTCTGTGTGGTGGGCGCCCTGTCGACGCTTCTCTACCTGGCCCTGTACTCGCTCTTCCGGCTGGGCGTCGGGCCGCAGTTGGCCAACGGCTGCGCGCTGCTGGTCTCCGCCGTCGTCAATACGTCGGCCAACCGGAGGCTCACCTTCGGCGTACGCGGCCGGGGCGGGGCCGTCCGCCACCAGGCGCAGGGGCTCGTGGTCTTCGCCATCGGTCTCGCCCTGACCAGCGGCTCGCTGGCCGCCCTGGGCGCGGCTTCCGGATCGCCGTCCCACGGCACCGAGCTCGCCGTGCTGATCGCGGCCAACCTCGCGGCGACCGTCCTGCGCTTCCTGCTCTTCCGCGCCTGGGTCTTCCCGGACCGCGACCGCGACCAGGGCGGTGACCGGGGCGGTGACGCGGACGGCGACCGGGGCGGTGACGCGGTCGCGGTCGGTGAGAGGGGCGGTGACGCGGACGGACCGGTCCACGCGCCGCCGCCCCGCCCGTCCGCAGAGCAGGCCGACGACACCCGCGCCGAGCCGGCCGACGACACCCACCACGAACTGAGGAACGCCCGATGA